A window of the Virgibacillus pantothenticus genome harbors these coding sequences:
- the dapA gene encoding 4-hydroxy-tetrahydrodipicolinate synthase: protein MSFGNVLTAMVTPFDVNGKIDYAQTDILINYLLQNGTEGLVIAGTTGESPTLTAEEKISFFQHVVKNVNKRVPVIAGTGGNNTKASISLTKEAERCGVDAVMLVTPYYNKPDQRSLYEHFKTIAANTSLPVMLYNIPGRSIVNITTETTVALSKIDNIVSIKEASGDLDQVSQIIEQTDDDFTVYSGDDSLTLPILSVGGSGVISVASHVIGKEMQQMVQLFHEGKTQKAAELHRCLLPVMKGLFMAPSPSPVKAALRMKGIEVGGLRLPLVELSQQEKNELAAILERGWDITKAAD, encoded by the coding sequence ATGAGCTTTGGTAATGTATTAACTGCAATGGTCACACCATTTGATGTAAATGGGAAGATTGATTATGCGCAAACGGATATACTAATTAATTATTTATTGCAAAATGGGACGGAAGGATTGGTCATTGCAGGAACAACAGGTGAATCTCCTACATTAACAGCTGAAGAAAAAATAAGTTTTTTTCAACACGTAGTGAAGAATGTAAATAAACGTGTGCCTGTCATTGCAGGAACTGGTGGAAATAATACGAAGGCCTCTATTTCATTAACCAAAGAAGCGGAACGTTGTGGTGTAGATGCCGTTATGCTTGTGACGCCATATTATAATAAACCAGACCAACGTAGTTTATATGAGCATTTTAAAACCATAGCAGCAAACACATCACTTCCTGTCATGCTTTATAATATACCAGGAAGGTCGATTGTTAACATTACGACAGAAACAACCGTAGCATTAAGTAAAATCGACAATATTGTATCTATAAAAGAAGCGAGCGGAGATCTTGATCAAGTATCACAAATTATTGAACAAACAGATGATGATTTTACAGTGTATAGTGGGGATGATAGCTTAACGTTACCGATCTTATCGGTTGGAGGGTCTGGTGTAATTTCGGTAGCTTCGCATGTGATTGGAAAGGAAATGCAGCAAATGGTTCAGTTGTTCCATGAAGGAAAAACGCAAAAGGCAGCAGAGCTGCATCGTTGTTTACTTCCTGTAATGAAAGGACTATTTATGGCCCCTTCACCATCTCCAGTAAAAGCTGCATTACGTATGAAAGGTATAGAAGTTGGCGGTCTGCGCTTGCCACTTGTGGAATTATCTCAGCAGGAAAAAAATGAATTAGCGGCTATTTTAGAAAGAGGCTGGGACATAACTAAAGCGGCTGATTAA
- the asd gene encoding aspartate-semialdehyde dehydrogenase, translated as MSQKSAYNVAVVGATGAVGQKILELLQEKDFPINNLKLLSSKRSAGSKQLFKQEEIIVEEAVPESFEGIDIALFSAGGSVSKKLAQEAVKRGAVVIDNTSAFRMDESVPLVVPEVNKTDLQNHQGIIANPNCSTIQMVAALQPLKTAFGLKRIIVSTYQAVSGAGNEACNELANQSKAYLSGEEMEAQLLPVKGDEKHFPIAFNALPQIDVFQENGYTFEEMKMIEETKKIMHAPDLLVAATCVRLPFFTSHAESVYIEVENEDVTVEDIWKELQQAEGIVLQDDPKEQLYPTPLTAEGKQDVFVGRVRKDLDNKQGFHLWIVSDNLLKGAAWNTVQIAQELIQNNWLQR; from the coding sequence ATGTCGCAAAAATCTGCGTATAATGTAGCTGTTGTTGGGGCAACAGGTGCAGTTGGCCAAAAGATACTTGAATTATTACAAGAGAAAGATTTTCCAATAAATAATTTGAAGCTTTTGTCATCCAAACGATCAGCTGGCTCAAAGCAGTTATTTAAACAGGAAGAAATCATTGTCGAGGAAGCAGTACCAGAAAGCTTTGAAGGGATTGATATCGCTCTGTTTTCAGCTGGTGGTTCGGTTTCCAAGAAATTAGCTCAAGAAGCTGTAAAACGTGGTGCAGTTGTGATTGATAATACAAGTGCGTTTCGGATGGATGAATCGGTGCCGCTCGTTGTTCCAGAAGTAAATAAAACGGACTTGCAAAACCATCAAGGGATTATCGCGAATCCAAATTGCTCCACAATTCAAATGGTAGCCGCATTACAGCCATTAAAAACTGCGTTTGGATTAAAGCGAATTATTGTATCTACTTATCAGGCAGTGTCAGGTGCAGGGAATGAAGCATGTAATGAATTGGCAAATCAATCGAAAGCTTATTTGTCTGGAGAAGAGATGGAGGCACAGCTTCTTCCTGTTAAAGGCGACGAAAAGCATTTTCCGATTGCATTTAATGCGTTACCACAAATTGATGTCTTTCAGGAAAATGGTTATACATTTGAAGAAATGAAAATGATTGAAGAAACAAAAAAAATCATGCATGCGCCTGATCTTTTAGTAGCTGCCACATGTGTCCGTCTGCCGTTCTTTACTTCCCATGCAGAGAGTGTATATATTGAGGTGGAAAATGAAGATGTGACGGTGGAAGATATTTGGAAAGAATTACAGCAAGCAGAAGGGATCGTATTACAGGATGATCCGAAAGAGCAGCTCTATCCAACGCCATTAACTGCAGAAGGGAAGCAAGATGTGTTTGTCGGTAGAGTTCGTAAAGATTTAGATAATAAACAAGGGTTCCATTTATGGATTGTCTCCGATAATTTATTAAAAGGAGCAGCGTGGAATACCGTACAAATCGCCCAAGAATTAATTCAAAATAATTGGTTGCAACGATAG
- the dpaB gene encoding dipicolinate synthase subunit B: MNLTGKRIGFGLTGSHCTYDQVFPQLAKLMELGAEVVPIVTYTVRTTDTKFGDAEDHMDKIASITGKDIITTMPEAEPLGPKMPLDCMVIAPLTGNSLSKLANALTDSPVLMAAKATMRNQKPVVVGVSTNDALGLNGVNLMRLMASKFIYFIPYGQDDPYLKPNSLVAKMELLPETVEAALEFKQLQPVIVPHQS, from the coding sequence ATGAATTTAACAGGTAAAAGAATTGGCTTTGGTTTAACTGGATCACATTGCACGTACGATCAAGTATTCCCGCAACTAGCGAAATTAATGGAGCTTGGTGCTGAAGTCGTCCCAATTGTAACGTATACAGTACGAACAACGGACACGAAATTTGGTGATGCGGAGGACCATATGGATAAAATCGCATCCATTACTGGAAAAGATATTATTACAACGATGCCAGAAGCGGAGCCTTTAGGACCGAAAATGCCATTGGATTGCATGGTAATTGCGCCGTTAACAGGAAATTCCTTAAGCAAACTTGCCAACGCGTTAACTGATAGCCCCGTTCTAATGGCTGCTAAAGCGACAATGCGTAATCAAAAACCTGTTGTAGTAGGTGTGTCGACGAACGATGCACTTGGCTTAAATGGGGTGAACTTAATGCGGTTGATGGCTAGTAAATTCATTTACTTTATTCCATACGGTCAAGACGACCCGTATTTAAAACCAAACTCACTAGTTGCTAAAATGGAGTTATTACCTGAGACAGTAGAAGCTGCGCTTGAATTCAAACAACTTCAGCCAGTTATTGTTCCTCATCAAAGCTGA
- the dpaA gene encoding dipicolinic acid synthetase subunit A — protein MNRTIAIIGGDARYLELIRQLQALTDTTLLLIGFDKLEQGFTGLKQMDIDDVTPSSLDAIILPITGTNSDGKVEPVFSEKPIYLSLDWFKQLRKSAIVFSGIANDYLTDAVNSANAKLIPLLDRDDVAIYNSIPTAEGTIMMAIEHTDFTIHSSRVVVVGFGRVGNTVANKFSALGAKVSVSATRMKDLARVTEMGLTAIPLDQLASYMENCDLLINTIPAPVIGKEEMKHLPSHAVIIDLASKPGGTDFAYAKQRGIKAILSRSLPSIVAPKTAGKILADVIKQEFLKQGETK, from the coding sequence ATGAATCGAACAATTGCAATTATTGGCGGAGATGCCCGTTATTTAGAATTAATTCGCCAACTCCAAGCATTAACTGATACAACGCTTTTATTGATTGGATTTGATAAATTGGAGCAAGGCTTCACGGGCTTAAAGCAAATGGATATAGATGATGTTACTCCGAGTAGTTTAGATGCCATTATCTTGCCTATAACCGGTACTAATTCTGATGGAAAAGTGGAACCCGTTTTTTCAGAAAAACCGATCTACCTTTCCCTCGACTGGTTCAAACAGTTACGTAAATCCGCAATTGTGTTTTCTGGAATAGCTAATGACTATTTAACCGATGCAGTAAATAGCGCGAATGCAAAGCTGATTCCGTTATTGGATCGAGATGATGTTGCCATTTACAATTCCATTCCGACTGCAGAAGGTACGATTATGATGGCTATAGAACATACAGATTTCACCATCCATTCCTCGCGAGTTGTCGTTGTTGGCTTTGGTAGAGTCGGAAACACCGTAGCGAACAAATTCTCAGCATTAGGTGCAAAAGTTTCTGTTAGTGCCACACGAATGAAGGATTTAGCAAGAGTGACAGAAATGGGACTAACAGCTATTCCTTTGGATCAGTTGGCGTCTTATATGGAAAATTGTGATTTATTAATTAATACCATACCTGCTCCAGTGATTGGGAAAGAAGAAATGAAGCACCTTCCATCACATGCAGTCATTATTGATTTAGCCTCAAAACCAGGTGGTACCGATTTTGCCTATGCAAAGCAACGGGGAATTAAAGCCATTTTATCTCGTAGTTTACCGAGCATTGTGGCACCTAAAACAGCTGGGAAAATATTGGCTGATGTCATTAAACAAGAATTCTTGAAACAGGGTGAAACGAAGTAA
- a CDS encoding M16 family metallopeptidase has product MIEKHTCQNGLRVVLERIPTVRSVTIGIWILTGSRHEHGQINGISHFLEHMFFKGTKTRSAQDIAEEFDAIGGQVNAFTSKEYTCLYAKVVDTYKHKALDILADMFFQSEFQEAEMDKEKNVVYEEIKMYEDTPDDLVHDLLARAAFGDHPLGLPILGTEEQLATFTPMMLKEYMQSRYTPENVVVSIAGNVDTSFLQSVEGYFGNYHLPKSTSSFTKPQFLGEKIERYKDTEQAHVCLGFKGLAVHEPAIYSLIILNNVLGGSMSSRLFQDIREKKGLAYSVFSYHASFIDSGLLTIYAGTAKDRLQQLLDVIKGTIDEFVTKGITDKELQNSKEQLKGSLLLSLESTTSRMNRNGKNELILKKHYTLDELVEMIDAVNHNSVQHVMDTVFQQSPSIALISPKNE; this is encoded by the coding sequence TTGATAGAAAAACACACTTGCCAAAATGGTTTACGCGTCGTACTGGAGCGAATTCCTACAGTTCGTTCTGTTACGATAGGAATTTGGATACTCACTGGTTCACGCCATGAACATGGACAAATAAACGGCATCTCGCATTTTTTAGAGCATATGTTTTTTAAAGGAACTAAAACACGCTCTGCTCAGGATATTGCCGAGGAATTTGATGCAATTGGCGGTCAGGTAAATGCATTCACATCAAAAGAATACACATGTCTTTATGCGAAAGTAGTTGATACATATAAACATAAAGCATTAGATATTTTAGCAGATATGTTTTTTCAATCCGAGTTTCAGGAAGCAGAAATGGACAAAGAAAAAAATGTCGTTTATGAAGAAATTAAAATGTATGAAGATACACCAGATGATTTAGTACATGACTTACTGGCGAGGGCTGCTTTTGGAGACCACCCGCTTGGATTGCCAATTCTAGGGACAGAAGAACAATTAGCTACGTTTACGCCAATGATGTTAAAAGAATATATGCAATCAAGGTATACACCAGAGAATGTTGTTGTATCTATCGCTGGTAATGTAGATACTTCCTTTCTCCAATCAGTAGAAGGCTATTTTGGAAACTACCATCTTCCTAAATCTACTTCTAGTTTTACTAAACCACAATTTCTTGGCGAAAAAATAGAACGGTATAAAGATACGGAACAAGCTCATGTATGTTTAGGGTTTAAAGGTTTGGCTGTCCATGAACCAGCCATTTATAGCTTAATCATATTGAATAATGTTTTAGGAGGCAGCATGAGCTCCAGATTGTTCCAAGATATTCGAGAAAAAAAAGGATTAGCTTATTCTGTGTTCTCCTATCACGCTTCTTTTATCGATAGCGGATTATTAACGATCTATGCAGGGACGGCAAAAGATCGATTACAGCAGTTGCTTGATGTGATAAAAGGAACCATTGACGAGTTTGTAACCAAAGGGATAACGGATAAAGAACTGCAAAATAGTAAAGAGCAATTAAAAGGAAGCTTGCTCTTAAGCTTGGAAAGTACGACTAGTCGAATGAACAGAAATGGAAAAAATGAGTTAATTCTGAAAAAACATTATACATTAGATGAACTGGTGGAAATGATTGATGCAGTCAACCATAACTCTGTGCAACATGTTATGGATACTGTATTTCAACAATCCCCATCCATTGCTTTGATATCTCCCAAAAATGAATAA
- a CDS encoding FtsK/SpoIIIE family DNA translocase: protein MARKKKRRSSKLKKQLKLELLGLLFIFLGIFGSGASAISDGAIPGGLEHLFRFFLGIWYFVASVFLLITGIKLVVKRKLPNFVTKRMVGFYIVFGGVLLLTHTQMFDEVIAANQQISIIGSTWENYSSYIDNQLSAEYLGGGMAGALLLTFSYYLFSLTGAKIVAVFSILIGIIFMTELSIGDVFAKFWKWVVSNIKGSQAAWKQKRTTKRSMQENEPKIEQNGENLAEQVISEPVIQDFTDHTMTNQQDETETDITKTEQTQEKMDDSIENMPMTEVENYEYILPSMQLLAEPANNSQQQEKSQIQATVRKLENTFTSFGVKARVTKVHVGPAVTKYEIYPEAGVKVSKIVSLHDDLALALAAKDLRIEAPIPGKSAVGIEVPNQEVATVSLREVLESIAPKQSSKLLFALGRDISGEAIVAELNKMPHLLIAGATGSGKSVCVNGIITTILMRAKPHEVKMMMIDPKKVELNVYNGIPHLLAPVVTDPKKASRALQKVVAEMERRYELFSDTGTRNIEGYNEYIRKHNQYAEDPEPNLPYIVVLVDELADLMMVASSDVEDAITRLAQMARAAGIHLIIATQRPSVDVITGVIKANIPSRIAFSVSSATDSRTILDSGGAEKLLGRGDMLFIPVGTSKPTRVQGAFLSDEEVERVVDHCIEQQKASYQEEMIPEEVNEIVEEVDDELYDDAVQLITEMQSASVSMLQRRFRIGYTRAARLIDAMEQRGIVGPYEGSKPRTVLISQTPEEHSSTH from the coding sequence ATGGCAAGAAAGAAAAAGAGACGCAGCAGCAAGTTAAAAAAACAATTGAAGCTAGAATTACTTGGACTTTTATTTATTTTTTTAGGGATATTTGGAAGTGGTGCCAGTGCGATTAGCGACGGTGCTATACCAGGAGGGCTGGAACATTTGTTTCGCTTCTTTCTAGGAATTTGGTATTTTGTTGCGTCGGTTTTTTTATTAATAACAGGTATCAAGTTGGTAGTAAAGCGAAAATTACCTAACTTTGTGACGAAAAGGATGGTCGGCTTTTATATTGTATTTGGTGGGGTACTGCTGCTCACCCACACACAAATGTTTGATGAAGTTATCGCTGCCAACCAGCAAATATCAATTATTGGTTCAACATGGGAAAACTATTCCAGCTACATTGATAATCAACTATCCGCAGAGTATTTAGGTGGAGGGATGGCTGGAGCATTGTTGCTTACGTTCTCCTACTATTTATTTTCTCTTACTGGGGCTAAAATTGTCGCTGTTTTTTCGATCCTCATTGGTATTATCTTTATGACGGAGCTATCGATTGGTGATGTTTTCGCTAAATTTTGGAAATGGGTGGTAAGTAACATAAAAGGATCGCAAGCTGCATGGAAACAAAAACGAACCACAAAACGTTCCATGCAAGAGAATGAACCTAAAATCGAACAAAATGGGGAAAACCTTGCAGAACAAGTTATCTCGGAGCCGGTTATTCAAGACTTTACCGACCATACGATGACGAATCAGCAAGATGAAACAGAAACTGATATTACAAAGACTGAGCAAACCCAGGAAAAAATGGATGACAGCATAGAAAACATGCCAATGACAGAAGTGGAAAACTACGAATATATTCTCCCTTCGATGCAATTGTTGGCAGAACCAGCAAATAATTCACAACAACAAGAAAAGTCGCAGATCCAGGCGACGGTACGAAAGCTAGAAAATACGTTCACCAGTTTTGGAGTAAAGGCACGTGTTACCAAAGTACATGTAGGTCCAGCTGTAACAAAGTATGAAATATATCCAGAAGCTGGTGTGAAGGTAAGTAAAATTGTGAGCTTGCATGATGATCTGGCGTTAGCTCTCGCTGCAAAAGACTTGCGAATTGAAGCACCTATTCCAGGAAAGTCAGCAGTCGGAATCGAAGTACCCAACCAGGAAGTTGCCACGGTATCATTACGCGAGGTTTTAGAGAGCATTGCTCCGAAACAATCTTCCAAGCTACTATTTGCCCTTGGTAGAGATATTTCAGGCGAGGCGATCGTAGCCGAATTAAATAAAATGCCGCATTTACTAATAGCCGGTGCAACGGGAAGTGGAAAGAGTGTCTGCGTCAATGGGATTATTACAACTATTTTAATGCGCGCAAAGCCGCATGAAGTGAAAATGATGATGATTGACCCGAAAAAAGTGGAATTAAACGTCTATAATGGTATCCCTCATTTACTTGCTCCGGTTGTAACCGACCCGAAAAAAGCTTCCAGAGCTCTACAAAAGGTAGTTGCAGAAATGGAAAGGCGCTATGAGCTTTTTTCTGATACAGGTACACGTAATATAGAGGGTTACAATGAATATATCCGCAAACATAATCAGTATGCTGAAGATCCAGAGCCTAACCTTCCATATATTGTTGTTCTCGTTGATGAATTAGCGGATTTAATGATGGTCGCTTCTAGTGATGTAGAGGATGCGATCACTCGCTTGGCACAAATGGCACGAGCTGCTGGAATTCATTTAATCATTGCGACTCAACGACCTTCTGTAGATGTTATTACGGGAGTGATTAAAGCAAATATCCCTTCCAGAATCGCTTTTAGTGTATCCTCAGCAACAGATTCAAGAACGATTCTCGATAGTGGAGGTGCAGAAAAGTTATTAGGTAGAGGAGATATGTTATTTATTCCTGTAGGCACTTCTAAACCTACTCGTGTGCAAGGTGCTTTTCTTTCTGATGAAGAGGTTGAACGTGTTGTAGATCATTGTATTGAACAACAAAAAGCGTCGTACCAAGAAGAAATGATCCCAGAAGAGGTCAATGAAATTGTAGAAGAAGTGGATGATGAGCTATACGATGATGCGGTGCAATTAATAACGGAAATGCAAAGTGCCAGCGTATCCATGTTACAACGACGCTTTCGAATCGGTTATACTCGTGCAGCGAGACTTATTGATGCCATGGAACAGCGAGGAATTGTTGGTCCATATGAGGGAAGTAAGCCACGTACTGTGCTTATTAGTCAAACACCAGAAGAACATTCTTCTACTCATTAA
- a CDS encoding GntR family transcriptional regulator — MSIKSDSRHLYLQVIDQIKKDIESGEYKENEKLPSEFQLSKLLGVSRATLREALRILEEDNIVTRRHGVGTFVNPKPVFSSGIEQLTSVTYMIEQSGKKAGTEYLFTDIRDATDKEKSRFAPKKVEQLVEIERVRTANGEPVVFCVDKIPEDVIPVERVHQADSFFKLMEDYANKRVAYAVTYIEPIGYHERIYEILNCHPDQTLLLLKQMHYTAEDEAVLYSANYFRSDMFSFHVLRKRT; from the coding sequence TTGTCTATTAAGAGTGATTCAAGGCATTTATATTTACAAGTCATAGATCAAATTAAAAAAGATATTGAGAGCGGCGAGTATAAGGAAAATGAGAAACTCCCATCTGAATTTCAATTATCCAAATTGTTAGGGGTATCTCGCGCGACTTTACGGGAAGCACTACGCATATTAGAAGAAGATAATATTGTGACTAGAAGACATGGTGTTGGCACATTTGTGAATCCGAAGCCCGTATTTTCATCTGGAATTGAACAGCTTACAAGTGTAACATACATGATTGAGCAGTCGGGAAAAAAGGCAGGAACGGAATATTTATTTACGGATATACGAGACGCAACTGATAAGGAGAAAAGTCGATTTGCTCCTAAAAAAGTGGAACAATTAGTTGAAATTGAACGTGTTCGTACTGCTAATGGGGAACCGGTCGTTTTTTGTGTGGATAAGATTCCTGAGGATGTAATTCCAGTAGAACGTGTACATCAAGCGGATTCTTTTTTTAAGTTAATGGAAGATTACGCAAATAAACGAGTGGCCTATGCGGTTACCTACATTGAGCCAATTGGATATCATGAACGTATTTATGAGATTCTAAACTGCCATCCGGATCAAACGCTGCTGTTGCTTAAGCAAATGCACTATACCGCTGAAGATGAAGCAGTTCTATATTCGGCAAACTATTTTCGCTCAGATATGTTTAGCTTCCATGTTTTACGTAAACGTACGTAA
- a CDS encoding YlmC/YmxH family sporulation protein, with protein sequence MRYKEISGKEIVNVQEGSRLGILGQTDLEINETTGQIEAFIIPNYKWFGLKKEAEETKIRWSAIKKVGEDMIIIDTEKNF encoded by the coding sequence TTGCGTTACAAGGAAATTAGTGGAAAAGAAATTGTTAACGTCCAAGAAGGATCTCGTTTAGGTATTTTAGGACAAACAGACTTAGAAATAAATGAGACGACTGGACAAATTGAAGCCTTCATTATTCCAAACTACAAGTGGTTTGGTCTAAAAAAAGAAGCAGAAGAAACAAAAATTCGTTGGAGTGCTATTAAAAAGGTGGGAGAAGACATGATCATTATCGACACGGAAAAGAATTTTTAA
- a CDS encoding ClpP family protease — translation MNNEPEKKEDQTPDNNSSSLVQKIQQLGQTNVPQAPDSNIHVLSIIGQVEGHVQLPPQNKTTKYEHLLPQLVAIEQNPKIEGLVVLLNTVGGDVEAGLALSEMITSISKPTVSIVLGGGHSIGVPIAVATDYSFIAPTATMTIHPIRLTGLVIGVPQTFEYLDEMQNRVVDFVVNHSNITEEKFKDLMFAKGNLTRDIGTNVVGKRAVEYGLIDGVGGVKEAMQKVNELIKENGTQEQQVMQ, via the coding sequence ATGAATAATGAGCCAGAAAAAAAAGAGGATCAAACACCAGATAACAATTCCTCCTCTTTAGTACAAAAGATACAACAATTAGGGCAAACTAATGTACCACAAGCTCCAGATTCAAATATTCATGTTTTATCAATTATCGGACAAGTAGAGGGACATGTACAGCTTCCGCCACAAAATAAAACTACGAAGTATGAGCATTTATTACCTCAATTAGTTGCGATTGAGCAGAATCCCAAAATAGAGGGGTTAGTTGTTTTGTTAAATACAGTTGGAGGCGATGTTGAAGCAGGGTTGGCTCTGTCAGAAATGATAACTTCTATATCTAAACCAACCGTCTCCATTGTGCTTGGAGGCGGGCACTCAATCGGTGTACCCATTGCCGTTGCTACGGATTATTCGTTCATTGCTCCAACAGCAACGATGACCATTCATCCTATTCGCTTAACCGGTTTAGTTATTGGCGTACCACAAACGTTTGAATACCTTGACGAAATGCAAAATCGTGTCGTCGATTTTGTAGTGAACCATTCCAATATAACCGAGGAAAAATTTAAAGATTTAATGTTTGCTAAAGGTAACTTAACACGAGATATTGGTACGAATGTTGTTGGAAAAAGAGCGGTAGAATATGGATTAATCGATGGTGTTGGTGGCGTTAAGGAAGCTATGCAAAAAGTGAATGAATTGATCAAGGAGAATGGAACTCAAGAACAGCAGGTGATGCAATGA
- a CDS encoding YlzJ-like family protein: MIIYTPLSMEDVFYNANNNAERQMISYNGKSLYCEKKADGSFEIVQLLSTDPQDFLNHQLSPGTIISQTNA; the protein is encoded by the coding sequence ATGATTATTTATACACCGCTATCCATGGAAGATGTTTTTTATAACGCCAATAACAATGCTGAAAGACAAATGATTTCATACAATGGTAAATCATTGTATTGTGAAAAGAAAGCGGACGGATCATTTGAAATTGTTCAACTGCTGTCTACAGACCCACAGGACTTTTTAAATCATCAATTGTCCCCAGGAACGATTATTTCCCAAACAAACGCTTAA
- the dapG gene encoding aspartate kinase — protein sequence MEILVQKFGGTSVQSKENRDHVIKHIKDALVKEYKLVVVVSALGRKPDPYATDTLLGLVDFPANKNASRELDMLMSCGEIISSVVLSNELQKHHITATALTGAHAGFITTNDFTQAKIKEVKPERILKEFETHDVVVVAGFQGITESGDITTIGRGGSDTTAAALGVALSAERIEIFTDVNGIMTADPRVVETARPLDVVTYSEICNLAYQGAKVIHPRAVEIAMQGKIPMRVRSTYSKDEGTLVTSSRAEGMDIIDRLITGIAHMDAITQIRVQTKETAFGMQSDVFKAMAEAGISVDFITISPTGVIYTVPTAFTEKAVRILNTLGFDPEITENCAKVSAVGAGMMGVPGVAAKIVQALTDANVQILQSADSHTTIWVLVHEKDLKAAVNALHEAFELSHIINSAQ from the coding sequence ATGGAAATACTCGTTCAAAAATTTGGCGGTACTTCGGTACAGTCAAAAGAAAATCGAGACCATGTGATTAAACATATAAAAGATGCGTTAGTGAAAGAATACAAATTGGTAGTTGTCGTTTCAGCTTTAGGCAGAAAACCAGACCCGTATGCAACTGATACATTGCTAGGTCTTGTAGACTTTCCTGCCAATAAAAATGCTTCACGTGAATTGGATATGCTTATGTCTTGTGGTGAAATTATCTCATCCGTTGTACTATCGAACGAATTACAAAAGCATCATATTACAGCGACTGCTTTAACTGGAGCACACGCTGGGTTTATTACAACAAATGATTTCACACAAGCAAAAATTAAAGAAGTAAAGCCTGAGCGAATTTTAAAAGAGTTTGAAACGCATGATGTTGTTGTCGTAGCAGGCTTTCAAGGTATTACCGAATCTGGAGATATAACGACGATTGGTCGTGGCGGAAGTGACACAACTGCTGCCGCATTAGGTGTTGCTTTATCTGCAGAAAGAATTGAAATTTTTACCGATGTGAATGGAATTATGACTGCTGATCCGCGGGTTGTTGAAACAGCTAGACCGCTTGATGTTGTCACATATTCCGAAATTTGTAATTTGGCGTATCAAGGGGCAAAAGTAATTCATCCCCGAGCAGTAGAGATTGCTATGCAAGGAAAAATCCCAATGCGTGTAAGGTCTACCTACTCTAAAGATGAAGGTACACTCGTTACGTCTTCACGCGCAGAGGGGATGGATATTATCGATCGTTTAATTACTGGAATTGCCCATATGGATGCTATTACCCAAATTCGAGTACAAACAAAAGAGACGGCATTTGGAATGCAATCTGACGTATTTAAAGCAATGGCTGAAGCAGGAATTTCCGTTGATTTTATTACCATTTCACCTACTGGCGTAATATATACGGTGCCAACTGCATTTACGGAAAAAGCAGTACGGATATTAAACACACTTGGATTTGATCCGGAAATTACCGAAAACTGTGCAAAGGTGTCAGCAGTAGGCGCTGGGATGATGGGTGTCCCTGGAGTTGCTGCAAAGATTGTGCAAGCATTGACCGATGCAAATGTTCAAATCCTTCAATCAGCAGACAGTCATACGACGATTTGGGTGCTCGTACATGAAAAAGATTTAAAAGCTGCCGTAAATGCGTTGCATGAAGCTTTTGAATTGAGTCATATAATCAACTCTGCACAATGA